A genomic region of Pseudomonas sp. MPC6 contains the following coding sequences:
- a CDS encoding autotransporter outer membrane beta-barrel domain-containing protein, which produces MNLMSMAALLLVSPHVTARVIDNTSETIGSGNSEDRYQLQNGATLTAIDARTFDIRVRSGSTLTLDRSHVTGDGFDDGVGVSGGTANITASQINGGTNATGLSVGDGPDGTTSSKVTVLDSTITGGRNGGLVNGRSQLNLERSSLAGTNPEGAGLLMSSGNATASSSSITGGKNGVWIAVNPGISAPSTLILDNQSSVIGQNGSAILVDGFNVSTPSANIEVRNKSTLEGSNGTLLEVNGGGSANLLVSNSSLVGNVIVEAGSVGTVQLENAATLTGRLDNLEQLTINSDATWVMVGDGDIARLSMDGGAIKLGDPSEFYTLSVGSLSGNGTFIMDADFGTGNVDFLDVTGTATGDHRLLIGSSGTDPTATSSLHVVHAGSGDARFSLLGGAVDLGAFSYDLIQRDSNNWYLDTTTRVVSPGTRSVLALFNTAPTVWYGELSTLRSRMGEVRMDEGKAGGWVRAYGNRFDVSASAGVSYRQAQQGLSFGADAPLPIGDGQWLVGLLGGYSKSDLDLGRGTDGTVDSYYVGAYTTWLDRENGYYLDGVLKFNRFQNKSDVQLSDGKKTKGNYDNNGIGASLEFGRHITLDDGYFVEPYTQLSGLIVEGKDYDLDNGLSAEGDRTRSLLGKVGATVGRNFNLSADTVVQPYIRAAYAHEFAKNNQVKVNQNSFNNDLSGSRGELGAGVAMTVTDKVSIHVDLDYSNGDKIEQPWGANVGVRYSW; this is translated from the coding sequence ATGAACCTTATGTCCATGGCCGCATTGCTGCTGGTCAGCCCACACGTGACGGCGCGGGTCATTGACAATACGAGTGAAACCATAGGTTCGGGAAATTCTGAAGATCGCTACCAGCTGCAGAACGGGGCGACTCTGACCGCCATCGACGCACGCACGTTCGATATCAGGGTCAGGAGCGGTTCTACCCTGACTCTCGACCGCAGCCACGTAACGGGCGATGGTTTTGACGATGGAGTCGGGGTCAGCGGCGGCACCGCGAATATTACCGCCAGCCAGATCAATGGCGGCACCAACGCAACGGGATTGTCCGTGGGCGACGGCCCGGACGGCACCACGAGCTCGAAGGTAACAGTGCTCGACAGCACCATCACCGGTGGGCGCAATGGCGGGTTGGTCAATGGTCGTAGCCAGTTGAATCTGGAGCGATCCTCCCTCGCCGGTACGAACCCCGAGGGTGCCGGGCTACTCATGTCCAGCGGTAACGCCACCGCCAGTTCCAGTTCCATTACCGGCGGCAAGAACGGCGTATGGATAGCGGTCAATCCCGGGATATCGGCGCCCAGCACATTGATACTGGACAACCAATCGAGCGTTATCGGGCAAAACGGGTCGGCCATCCTCGTCGATGGATTCAACGTCAGTACGCCATCGGCCAACATTGAAGTGCGCAACAAATCCACGCTGGAGGGCAGCAACGGCACGCTGCTTGAAGTCAATGGCGGGGGCTCGGCCAATCTGCTCGTCAGCAACAGCTCACTCGTTGGCAATGTCATTGTCGAGGCCGGCAGCGTCGGCACCGTACAGCTGGAAAACGCTGCGACACTCACCGGGCGCCTGGATAATCTCGAACAGCTGACGATCAACAGCGATGCCACCTGGGTGATGGTGGGCGATGGCGATATCGCCAGGCTGTCGATGGACGGCGGTGCAATCAAGCTCGGTGATCCGAGTGAGTTTTACACCTTGTCGGTAGGCTCCTTGTCCGGAAACGGCACCTTCATCATGGATGCCGACTTCGGCACCGGCAATGTCGACTTCCTTGACGTGACCGGTACTGCGACCGGTGATCACCGCCTGTTGATCGGCAGCAGCGGCACCGACCCGACCGCCACCAGCAGCTTGCATGTGGTGCATGCCGGCAGCGGTGACGCCCGCTTTTCGCTGCTGGGCGGGGCGGTGGATCTGGGAGCGTTCTCTTACGATCTGATTCAACGCGACAGCAACAACTGGTACCTGGATACCACCACTCGCGTCGTCAGCCCCGGCACGCGTTCGGTGTTGGCACTGTTCAACACGGCACCGACCGTCTGGTACGGCGAACTCAGTACCCTGCGCAGCCGCATGGGCGAAGTACGAATGGATGAAGGCAAGGCCGGTGGCTGGGTTCGCGCTTATGGCAACAGATTCGATGTGAGTGCCAGCGCAGGCGTCAGCTACCGGCAAGCCCAGCAAGGCCTGTCGTTCGGTGCCGACGCGCCGTTGCCGATCGGTGACGGACAGTGGCTGGTCGGTCTGTTGGGCGGTTACAGCAAATCCGACCTGGACTTGGGCCGCGGCACTGACGGTACGGTCGACAGCTACTACGTTGGCGCTTACACCACATGGCTGGATCGCGAAAACGGTTACTACCTCGACGGCGTGCTCAAGTTCAACCGCTTCCAGAACAAGTCGGACGTTCAGCTCAGCGATGGCAAGAAAACCAAGGGCAACTACGACAACAATGGCATTGGCGCGTCCCTGGAGTTCGGTCGGCACATCACGCTGGACGACGGCTACTTTGTCGAGCCTTACACTCAACTGTCGGGCCTGATCGTCGAGGGTAAGGACTACGACCTGGATAATGGCCTGTCTGCCGAAGGCGACCGCACTCGCTCATTATTGGGCAAGGTCGGTGCGACGGTCGGGCGCAATTTCAATCTCAGCGCCGACACCGTGGTGCAGCCGTATATCCGTGCCGCCTATGCTCATGAGTTTGCAAAAAACAACCAGGTCAAAGTCAACCAGAACTCGTTCAACAATGACCTGTCCGGTAGCCGTGGCGAGTTGGGTGCGGGTGTGGCGATGACAGTCACCGACAAGGTATCGATCCATGTCGACCTCGATTACAGCAACGGCGACAAGATCGAGCAGCCGTGGGGGGCCAACGTCGGCGTTCGCTACAGCTGGTAA